One stretch of Astatotilapia calliptera chromosome 3, fAstCal1.2, whole genome shotgun sequence DNA includes these proteins:
- the LOC113010338 gene encoding NLR family CARD domain-containing protein 3-like: MKSLAEERAEFPDISSMSMNSDNSRDYPPVFSHDPGSSGTKHQQLKHRAEFTGSMSMNSDNSRDYPPVFSHEPGPSFTKHQRHKHRAEFPDISRMSMNSDNSRDYPPVFSHDPGSSGTKHQQLKHRAEFTGSMSMNSDNSRDYPPVFSHDPGSSGTKDVALVGEPLSCCPLCQNVLKDSSRKSSCPQCGERSRTRPGLQTTNAHLQKISDALKLSLRTRYEHVTEETNKTGCGALLRMIYTELYITEGQNKEFCFQHEVRQVESASKKNILLETPISCQDIFKALPDQQRPIRVVLTYGVAGIGKTFLVQKFTLDWAEGLENQHISAVVLLSFRELNLVRDEQYSLLELIHDFYPTLQSVTAETLTVCNLLFIFDGLDESRLLLDFTKRKLLSDVTQKSTISELLTNLIEGNLLPSALIWITSRPAAASQIPPKCVDRVTEVRGFTDSQKEEYFRRRFRDEAFSSRIISHLKTSRSLYIMCGIPVFCWITATILEHMLTTEERAELPKTLTDMYSHFLLVQIKKKKHKYSEGHGTGVQKLTNADREALLKLGELAFEHLEKENIVFYQEDLEQCGLDVTEVLVYSGICTEIFKEESVIFQKPVYCFVHLSIQEFLAAVYMFHCYTNRKTEVLQDFLSKDISSLEDLLSNAMEKSFLSDSGYLELFVRFLHGLTLKSNQRLLGGLLGQTKSSPQIVQRVINNLKEIKTYDKCPDRSLNIFHCLMEMNDLSVHREIQDFLKSENKSVKKLSGIQCSALAYMLQMSEEVLDVLDLMKYNTSQEGRQRLVAAVRNCRKARLHDVWLSENHCKTVTSALMCNNSNLRALQLSSIKLRDPAEALFASLGHPNCRLETLRFENVTLSENNCAALLSALKSNPPYLKRLDLIGCNLEGSGMKQLYDYLESPHCKLQFKRVTSI, translated from the exons ATGAAAAGCTTAGCTGAGGAAAGAGCAGAGTTTCCAGACATCAGCAGTATGTCCATGAACAGCGACAATTCTCGAGATTATCCTCCAGTCTTCAGTCATGATCCTGGATCCTCAGGCACAAA ACATCAGCAGctcaaacacagagcagagtttACAGGATCCATGTCCATGAACAGTGACAATTCTCGAGATTATCCTCCAGTCTTCAGTCATGAACCTGGACCCTCATTCACAAA ACATCAGCggcacaaacacagagcagagtttCCAGACATCAGCCGTATGTCCATGAACAGCGACAATTCTCGAGATTATCCTCCAGTCTTCAGTCATGATCCTGGATCCTCAGGCACAAA ACATCAGCAGctcaaacacagagcagagtttACAGGATCCATGTCCATGAACAGTGACAATTCTCGAGATTATCCTCCAGTCTTCAGTCATGATCCTGGATCCTCAGGCACAAA AGATGTGGCACTGGTTGGGGAGCCACTGTCCTGCTGTCCTTTGTGTCAGAATGTCTTGAAGGATTCATCAAGAAAGTCCTCCTGTCCCCAATGTGGAGAAAGATCCAGAACCAGACCTGGTCTGCAGACAACCA ATGCTCATCTGCAGAAAATTTCAGATGCACTAAAGCTCAGTCTGAGAACAAGATATGAACATGTGACTGAGGAAACTAATAAAACAGGATGTGGAGCCCTCCTCAGAATGATTTAcactgagctctacatcacTGAGGGACAGAATAAAGAATTTTGCTTCCAACATGAGGTGAGGCAAGTGGAGAGCGCTTCCAAGAAGAATATCCTCCTTGAAACACCAATCAGCTGccaggacatctttaaagccttgCCTGACCAACAGAGACCCATCAGAGTGGTTCTGACATATGGTGTTGCTGGCATTGGAAAAACCTTCTTGGtgcagaagttcactctggactgggcagAGGGCTTAGAAAACCAACACATCAGTGCGGtggttctgctttcattcagaGAGCTGAACTTGGTCAGAGATGAGCAGTACAGTCTCCTGGAGCTGATCCATGATTTCTATCCAACATTACAGAGCGTCACAGCAGAGACGCTCACTGTGTGTaatcttttgttcatctttgatggcctggatgaaagcagacttttgttggatttcacaaaaaggaagcttttgtctgatgtcacacagaagtcaaccatcagtgagctgctgacaaaTCTCATCGAGGGGaatctgcttccctctgctctcaTCTGGATAACTTCCCGACCCGCAGCAGCCAGTCAGATTCCTCCTAAATGTGTTGACAGGGTAACAGAAGTGCGAGGCTTCACTGACTctcagaaggaggagtacttcaggagaAGATTCAGAGATGAAGCATTCTCCAGCAGAATTATCTCCCACTTGAAAACATCCAGGAGCCTTTACATTATGTGTGggatcccagtcttctgctggatcactgctacaattctggagcacatgttgactacagaggagagagcagagctgcccaagaccctgactgacatgtactcacacttcctgctggttcagataaagaagaaaaagcacaaatactCTGAAGGGCATGGGACAGGTGTACAGAAGCTTACCAATGCTGACAGGGAAGCTCTTCTGAAGTTGGGGGAGCTAGCATTTGAACATCTGGAGAAAGAAAATATCGTTTTCTACCAAGAAGACTTGGAGCAGTGTGGTCTGGACGTCACAGAGGTCTTGGTGTACTCAGGAATTTGTACAGAGATCTTCAAAGAAGAATCTGTGATCTTCCAGAAACCAGTTtactgctttgttcatctgagcattcaggagtttctggctgcagtCTACATGTTCCACTGTTACACCAACAGGAAGACAGAGGTGCTGCAGGACTTCCTTAGCAAAGACATCTCATCTCTGGAAGATCTTTTGAGCAATGCCATGGAGAAATCTTTCCTAAGTGACAGCGGCTACCTGGAACTGTTTGTTCGCTTCCTTCATGGCCTCACTCTGAAGTCCAACCAGAGACTCTTAGGTGGTCTGCTGGGTCAGACAAAGAGCAGTCCACAAATCGTCCAGAGAGtcatcaacaacctgaaggagattaaAACTTATGATAAGTGTCCTGACAGAAGCCTCAACATCTTCCACTGTCTAATGGAGATGAATGACCTTTCGGTACATCGGGAGATCCAAGACTTCCTGAAGTCAGAGAACAAATCTGTGAAGAAACTCTCTGGAATTCAGTGCTCAGCTCTGGCATATATGCTGCAGATGTCAGAAGAGGTTTTGGATGTACTGGATCTGATGAAATACAACACATCACAGGAGGGACGACAGAGACTTGTTGCAGCTGTGAGGAACTGCAGAAAGGCTCG ACTTCACGATGTTTGGCTCTCAGAGAATCACTGTAAAACTGTGACCTCAGCTCTGATGTGCAACAACTCCAATCTGAGAGCGCTGCAGCTGAGTTCAATCAAGCTGCGGGATCCAGCAGAGGCACTGTTTGCTAGTCTGGGGCATCCAAACTGCAGACTGGAGACACTCAG ATTTGAGAACGTCACTTTGTCAGAGAACAACTGTGCTGCTCTGCTCAGTgctctgaagtccaacccccCCTATCTGAAACGTCTGGATCTAATAGGATGCAACCTGGAGGGCTCAGGAATGAAACAGCTGTATGATTACCTGGAGAGTCCACACTGCAAACTACAGTTTAAAAG